From one Triticum urartu cultivar G1812 chromosome 3, Tu2.1, whole genome shotgun sequence genomic stretch:
- the LOC125543943 gene encoding DEAD-box ATP-dependent RNA helicase 15-like isoform X1, with translation MGEAKDAEVYEEDLVDYDEEVENAVDGAAANPSVDVVKKGYVGIHSSGFRDFLLKPELLRAIQDCGFEHPSEVQHECIPQAILGMDVICQAKSGMGKTAVFVLSTLQQIDPVAGQVAALVLCHTRELAYQICNEFERFSKYLSETKVAVFYGGVHIKKHKDLLKNECPHIVVGTPGRILALARDKDLSLKNVRHFILDECDKMLDSLDMRRDVQEIFKMTPHDKQVMMFSATLSKEIRPVCKKFMQDPMEIYVDDEAKLTLHGLVQHYIKLSEAEKNRKLNDLLDALDFNQIVIFVKSVGRASELNRLLCECNFPAICIHSGMTQEERLTRYKNFKEGHKRILVATDLVGRGIDIERVNIVINYDMPDSADTYLHRVGRAGRFGTKGLAITFVASASDSDVLNQVQERFEVDIKELPEQIDTSTYMPS, from the exons GGGTTACGTCGGAATCCACAGCTCAGGGTTCAGGGACTTCCTGCTCAAGCCAGAGCTGCTCCGTGCGATCCAGGACTGTGGGTTTGAGCATCCTTCCGAAG TGCAACATGAATGCATCCCTCAAGCCATTCTCGGAATGGATGTTATCTGTCAAGCAAAATCTGGGATGGGCAAGACTGCTGTTTTTGTCCTCTCAACTCTCCAGCAGATTGATCCGGTTGCTGGGCAAGTAGCTGCACTTGTGTTATGCCATACACGAGAGTTAGCATACCAG atttgcaatgaatttgaGAGGTTTAGCAAGTACCTGTCAGAAACAAAAGTTGCTGTCTTCTATGGTGGCGTTCACATAAAAAAACACAAGGATTTGTTGAAGAATGAATGTCCTCACATTGTGGTTGGCACACCTGGAAGGATCCTTGCTCTGGCTAGAGACAAGGACCTTTCATTGAAGAATGTGAGGCATTTCATTCTTGATGAATGTGACAAGATGCTTGATTCACTTG ACATGCGTAGAGATGTCCAGGAGATCTTCAAGATGACACCCCATGATAAACAAGTGATGATGTTTTCAGCAACACTCagcaaggagattcgcccggttTGCAAGAAATTTATGCAAGAT CCCATGGAAATTTATGTTGATGACGAGGCTAAACTGACCCTTCATGGTCTAGTTCAG CACTATATTAAACTAAGTGAGGCGGAGAAGAATCGGAAATTGAATGATCTCTTGGATGCGCTCGACTTCAACCAAATTGTGATATTTGTTAAAAGTGTTGGTAGAGCTTCAGAACTTAACAGGCTGCTCTGTGAATGCAATTTTCCTGCGATCTGCATACATTCGGGAATGACACAGGAGGAGAG GCTGACCCGGTATAAGAACTTCAAGGAAGGGCACAAGAGGATCCTTGTGGCTACGGATTTGGTTGGCAGGGGGATTGATATTGAGCGTGTCAATATTGTCATAAACTATGACATGCCTGATTCTGCTGATACATACTTGCACAGG GTTGGAAGGGCTGGGCGTTTTGGAACCAAAGGGCTTGCAATAACATTTGTTGCTTCTGCCTCTGACTCTGACGTCCTCAATCAG GTGCAAGAAAGGTTTGAGGTTGACATCAAGGAGCTGCCTGAGCAGATCGACACTTCAACATACA TGCCATCTTGA
- the LOC125543943 gene encoding DEAD-box ATP-dependent RNA helicase 15-like isoform X2, translated as MDVICQAKSGMGKTAVFVLSTLQQIDPVAGQVAALVLCHTRELAYQICNEFERFSKYLSETKVAVFYGGVHIKKHKDLLKNECPHIVVGTPGRILALARDKDLSLKNVRHFILDECDKMLDSLDMRRDVQEIFKMTPHDKQVMMFSATLSKEIRPVCKKFMQDPMEIYVDDEAKLTLHGLVQHYIKLSEAEKNRKLNDLLDALDFNQIVIFVKSVGRASELNRLLCECNFPAICIHSGMTQEERLTRYKNFKEGHKRILVATDLVGRGIDIERVNIVINYDMPDSADTYLHRVGRAGRFGTKGLAITFVASASDSDVLNQVQERFEVDIKELPEQIDTSTYMPS; from the exons ATGGATGTTATCTGTCAAGCAAAATCTGGGATGGGCAAGACTGCTGTTTTTGTCCTCTCAACTCTCCAGCAGATTGATCCGGTTGCTGGGCAAGTAGCTGCACTTGTGTTATGCCATACACGAGAGTTAGCATACCAG atttgcaatgaatttgaGAGGTTTAGCAAGTACCTGTCAGAAACAAAAGTTGCTGTCTTCTATGGTGGCGTTCACATAAAAAAACACAAGGATTTGTTGAAGAATGAATGTCCTCACATTGTGGTTGGCACACCTGGAAGGATCCTTGCTCTGGCTAGAGACAAGGACCTTTCATTGAAGAATGTGAGGCATTTCATTCTTGATGAATGTGACAAGATGCTTGATTCACTTG ACATGCGTAGAGATGTCCAGGAGATCTTCAAGATGACACCCCATGATAAACAAGTGATGATGTTTTCAGCAACACTCagcaaggagattcgcccggttTGCAAGAAATTTATGCAAGAT CCCATGGAAATTTATGTTGATGACGAGGCTAAACTGACCCTTCATGGTCTAGTTCAG CACTATATTAAACTAAGTGAGGCGGAGAAGAATCGGAAATTGAATGATCTCTTGGATGCGCTCGACTTCAACCAAATTGTGATATTTGTTAAAAGTGTTGGTAGAGCTTCAGAACTTAACAGGCTGCTCTGTGAATGCAATTTTCCTGCGATCTGCATACATTCGGGAATGACACAGGAGGAGAG GCTGACCCGGTATAAGAACTTCAAGGAAGGGCACAAGAGGATCCTTGTGGCTACGGATTTGGTTGGCAGGGGGATTGATATTGAGCGTGTCAATATTGTCATAAACTATGACATGCCTGATTCTGCTGATACATACTTGCACAGG GTTGGAAGGGCTGGGCGTTTTGGAACCAAAGGGCTTGCAATAACATTTGTTGCTTCTGCCTCTGACTCTGACGTCCTCAATCAG GTGCAAGAAAGGTTTGAGGTTGACATCAAGGAGCTGCCTGAGCAGATCGACACTTCAACATACA TGCCATCTTGA